Sequence from the Nitrosopumilus maritimus SCM1 genome:
TTACTGTTAGAGGAACAATCTTCTCATCAAGACATTCGTGCTTGATTTCACCATTTTCTTTTAATTTTACTAGTTTCCACTTGTATTTTCCCTGTTGTAATTTACAAACTGTTACTGCCCATTTTGCGTCAGGATCAATTTTTGGCATCCCTACAAGATCAGCCAATTCTTCAATACCAAGTTGCTTTTCCTCACAGAATCTCTTCTTACACACACCACATCGCCATACATCAACTGAACCAATTGTTCTCTCATCAATGTTGATGTTTACTACACCAAAGTAAACTGGTTGGTGTTTACAGGTTTCAGTATCAATAGTCAATGGTCTTCAAAAATCGTAGTATTATTTAGTTCTTGCATCATCATATGGTTTTTCAAGAATCACACCTATACTGTCAACAATTTTGTTTCGTTTAAATTCAATATTTTCTCGCTCACACATTCGTCTATACATGTTAACAACAGTAAATCTAGGATGCATTGCCTCAAATTCGGTTTCAGAGATATCAATGAATGCACCTAAATTCATTAGATCCTTTGCTGCAGTATGTGCATCATCTAAAGAGATCTTTAGTTTTTCAGAAATTGTTTGAGGAGTCATTTTTCCATAGCAGGTAACAAGCAAATACACTTTGGTTTGAATGGGATTTAGATGAATTTCAGAGATCAGATCATTTTCAATCTTTGAATCCATAATTTTTCAACTATTCCATTACAATAAAACATGATCCCATATCATTTTTTGACTAGGAGTCTTTTTGATATCTTCAAAGAAAATCCCATTGCAACAAAATGAGCTATTGCACCTGAAATTGCTCCAATCATAACATCATCAAGGAAAAACCAAACCAGAACAAATACAATAAGAGACGGAACAGTAGTGATTAATGCAATTATACTTCCTCTAAGAAAAATTTCTTTTTTTGTTAATTTTGCAGGTTTTTTATCTTCAGACAATAGCTCAAATTTTAAAAAATGGTAATAAAAACCAAAGATACTTTATATTTGGTCAACCTAAATTGTTACTGTTTGTCAAGTTACAAGGGAGCATATTCAAATGAACAATCTCTGAATTTTGTAATTCCTATTATTGTGATATTATTTTTAGGGGTAATTTACATAATGACTCAGAGGGCAGATTCAGGCTTTGTTAGTTTCTTCTTGATTGGTGCTGCAGCACTTACAATGTTTTACTGGGTGAGAGTCTTGAAAAAGATGACAAAAGACCAGAAACCACTCTACACACAATCAAGAGAACAAGAACAAAAGAACTGGGTTTATGACTTGATCAAAGGGGATGGAGAGTTTGTTTTTGTAGCAGAAGTCCCAGGGCCTGAAGATAAAGTCGCAGTAAGATTAGTAGATGGAATGTTATACATTAGAGGAACTGGAGGATTTTCAAAAGAAGTGCCAATTGAGGGTGCAAACGATATGCAAATATTTGATTTCAAATATCGTAATGGCGTATTAACACTTAGAATAAAATAATTACAGACTTTTTGCTAATTCTAATTTCTGAGGCAAGTATTTGTCAGTAATGTTGGTAAGACCATATTTTGCAAATGCCTCCAGTTCTGCTTTTCTCTTTAATCTCAAGAATACTTCAAGTTCTTTTTTCCAAATTCCTGATTCATATCGCGGATCCTTTTGCAAATCATAACATCTCTTAATATCAGATTCAGTCATCGGAATAGTTGGTAGTTTGTATTTTTCAATATCAGTTGCCCAAACTCCAACCCATTTTGCATCAGGTACTGTCAATTCTCTAAGATGTGCAGCATTTGCAGAACCAGATTTGATTACCATAGCAATATGTTCTCCATACACATCCCCATCAGTCAAGATGATGACAGGCAGTCCCATTTCATCATGAAGGCGTTTTAGTAAAGTACGTGTAGAACGTGGTGCTTGTCCTCCAGTGTTAATAATGATTGATTTGAATTTTTTATCAACTTGTTCTTCAACAAATCTTGTAAAGAGACCACCTTTCTCAATTGCAATTACAATTTCTGCACTAGTATCAACTAGTTCAGCAGTAGTTAGACTAGGTCCAATAGAATAACCATCAGGATGGTTTGATAGATTCATCTTTTTACCCTCATATCCAGGAATTGTGTATTCAATATTCAAATCACCAAAGATAGAGCTTCGCTCTTCAGGGAAGATGTGGAAATCTTCTCTTGGTCTTGAGGTTACAGCCTCTAAATCCACAATGATGTTATCTGATTCAGATTGGTCATCAAACTCTATTGCAAATGCTTGGGATGAATAATACACATCTCTTAATGTAGAGGATTTTTTCTCTTGAGTGAGGCGATTTGCAAAAAATGCAAGCCACATTAGTTGAGTAAATGAGCGAAGTTGGGCAGAATTCTTTGCGCTTCTAAGAGCAGTAGAATTTCCTAGAATATACTGTCTTAGTTTTTTGTCATAAACGATATTACTAACAGATCTACTTGGAATGGAGAATTTTGGGAATTGTCCATTTTCTAAATCTTCATAGATTTTTGCACCGTGGTTTTTTAGAGATTCAAGAATTGTTTTTTGTTTCTCTTTTGCTTTTTTGCTGATCTCTTTTGCTTTTTTCTCACTTGCTTTCAATTGGTTTTTCCTCCTCTATTGTCTTTTCAGTTTTAATTTCAACAGGTTCTAGTTCCTCTAAAATTTTCTTGTAATTAGGTTCTTTTTTCTTTCCGGCAAGTTCAGTACAAAATTCTGCGATCATTGGAATGTATTTTGCATAAAGATTTGCTCTCTTTTTTGCCATTTCTGCTTGGCCTCTCTTTGACATGAATGCAGCTAGTTTTCTTGATAAGAATTGTAATCCTAGTCGGAGTTCGCGTTCGATCTCTTGTCTGTCTGCAACATTTTCTTTTCCTGCAGTCTTGTAAGGGATTCTAGTTGAGCAAATATGAGAGACTATGATAAATGGTGGATCACCTTTTACTTTGTATCGTCCCCAGTCAGTATCATTTACAACTTTTAGAACTACATCACTGCCTTCATCATAAAGTAGTGGAATTCTGTTTGCATATCGGTATACATGAGGTCCACCTGATTTGATGTCACCACCATATGCAATACCCATCTCAACAATAAATGGGAATCCAGAATATGCCGAAGCTGGGCGTTGAACAACAGCAACAAAATCAGGATTAAAGAATTTCTTGATTCCTTTTTCTAGTGGTGATTCGCCTAATGGTGCAAGGCAACTAGAGTCTGGAGCCATGAAATCATCGAATTTCTGTAAAGCGTCACTAAGGTTCACTAGTTCTTGATTGGTCAGAGTACCCATGCGTTTTTCAGGCTTGAATTTTGCAAACTCGGCGAATTTTACTGCAGTAGTAGGACCTACACGTTGGAATCTTTTGGTAAGAAATGTAGTAAGGGGTTCACCTTGAACAGTGTTAGTAAGTTGTTTGTAATACTGACTTTCAGGATCCATATCAACTGTTTTTGATTGAGAATCTCCAAAGTCCCAATAATGTAATTTTTTGTTTGGAACATCTAAATCTTCAATTCTAATCTTGCTTAATTTTTCAAAATCCATTTTCAGAAATGACAACAAGGCTATCACTACACGAACTTGACGTGAAAGATTTTTCCATTTCTTTTTTGCTTTGGTCATAATTGCAGTAAAGCTTAGATTTTGTTTTGACAATCCTAAATCTTTTCTTACCTTTTCAATCATTACATCATCAATTGTCGGAATTTCAAATTGAGATTCAACAATCATTCTTCTGATTCTTTCAACATCAATTCCATGTGGGTGTGGTCTGATAATTGTTGGTGGAGGAGGAATCTCTTTTACAAATCTAGTGTGTTGGAATTTTTGTCCTTTAGGATCATCAAAAGTAATTGTTGCATAAGGAGTAATTAATGATGTTTCATAGACATAATCTCTAATTTTGTTTCCTGCTTTAGAGTAATCACCTTCTAAACAAATACTAACAGAAAGTCCTTTCTTGGAAGCTTCTTTTGTATTGTGTTTTACAATTACAGGTTTGTTTTTTTGAATGTCCAATAATATTTCAAACTGGTTTTGAGTTTGTCCATCAGCACAACTTTTTACAATTACGGGTTTGTTTGTTGTAATCTGACCATACAAAATTGCCATTGTTGCACCAAGTCCAAACATACCTCTTGCTTGTTTTAATCCAAATTTGGAACCATAAAGGACAGTTCCAAATGCTAGTGGAATGTGTTTTGCGTCAACTCCAGGTCCATTATCCTTTACAGTCAAGATGTAGGGTTTTGGGTCTGGTTTGTCGGGCTCAACAGCCTTAATTGTTAAGTGTACATCAGGTAGTATTCCTTTTTGATCACAGGCATCAAGAGCATTTTCAACAAATTCCCTGACAGCAGTGTATAGTGAACGGGTAGGATTACTGAACCCAGCCAAATCACGATTACTATAGAAAAACTCACTAGGAGAAATCTGATTAAATTTTTCTTTAATAGAAGACATCTTGATCTTCCCACAACTTCATTTTTTCTTGTTTTTCTTTTCTATTTGCAGCTTCTAATTTATCATAAACTGCACCATGCATACTTCCACTGGAAATAGAAGAGATTGCATCAACTGCTAATCGTAATTTACTTGCATCACCAATAATTGAAACTGTTTTTCCATAAACTGAGATATGAGTACTGCTAAGATTTTCCATATTTCTTCTTGCTCTACCACCTTCTCCAATAATTCTCCCTTTTATCCTTTCAACATTTGCATTAGATTTTCCAGCAAACTCTCGAAGATCTATAACATGCAATGTGTTCTCTCCCTTTAACAAGGTCATAGCGTTTTCAGGAGAAAAACCTCTACCAATTGCTGTAACAATTTCCATCGCTTTGAATGGTTGGATCTTTTCAACATCACCATCAGACTTTATGAGAACTTCTCCAGTCTCACCATCTATATCTAAAGACACATGACATGATTTTTCAATTTTAGATTTAATGTTTCCAGATTTCCCAATGAGTACTGCTATCCTGTCATTTGGAATTCGTAGTAATTTCTCAAAACTCATTTTACAATATCCTCAAATAATTTATCTGTGTCCTCAACAGAAACTCCTCGTTTTTTGAAGAACCTTGTAATGTTATTAATGTCTCTCTTAAGAAATTCTTGAGTATTTGGGTGTCTCAAATCAACTGCAGATCCCAAATCAAAAACCACCAATCCGTTTTGTGTCTTGAAGATATTATATTCTGAAAAATCTCCATGTACTAACTTTGCCTTTTGATACATATCTAAAATAATTTGGATAGACTGTTTGTAGTCATCCTCATCTACTTGTGAATCAAGTAACGATTTTCCAGGAGCTCCATTTTCACCCACAAATTCCATTGCCAATACATTATTTGTCACATGAAGGGGTTTTGGAACAGGGATTCCAGCCTCAAAACACTGAGTTAAGTTTCGATATTCCTTTTTTGCCCAGAGATACACAAGGTTTTTGGTTCCTTTTTTGACGTTTGAGAATCTAGGGTCACCAAGTATGTATGGTTCACGTTTTTTAAAATTCGAAGTACTAACAAGATAAATTTTCAATGCAACATCTGAATCATTTTCATCAACTCCCCAAAACAAAACTGATTCTTTTCCAGCACTTACTGCACCATTGACATATGCAATGATATGATCTGTGATCATTTTGTATAACGTCATGACAGTTGGCTTATCTAAGACTTCGTTTACTACTTTGCCTTTTTTAAAACCATCATCCAAAGTTTTTCGTTTAGCTTTTGAAATTAATTTTTTATCTATCTTCGATTCAAGTTTTTTGCTAAGAATATCAGTCATTACTCAATAACACCTCCACTAGATAAAATGAATTTCTTTTTTGTATGGAAATCATTTTACATTTTAAAAACTATGAGAAATGGAACTCCAGAAATTTTTTTAACAGCATTTTCAGAACCAATACCTAATCCAAGAGATAAAGAAATAGTTTCATCACCTACAAGATTAATTATTGCAGAATTTTTTAGTAGAGTTTCAGCTTCTTCTTTTTCGACAAATCTTTCTCCGTAATAGCTTTCACTTATGTGCATGTTTAGTTCACCTTCAACAATTGTTTTACCCAATAGTTCTGCATCACATATGTTCAACATTGGGTTTTTTTGATAATCAGTTTGACGTACTGCAAATGGCATTATGCATATTTACCTTTTAGAGTTGATTTTGCACCACATGCTTCACAAATCAAAAATGATATGCGATTTTCTTTTAGTATCTTGGTATCAGGACTTTTGCAAGTAGGGCATTCAAGATAATCTTTAACATAAATTTGAAATAATCTAGTAAAATCATCAGGATCACGCTTTCCAATAAACATGGCCTTATCACCAATTCTTTCAGCAGGAACTGCAAATTCTTTTGAAAGGTACTGTAATACTTTATCAGGATCTCTTCTAAGCACTTTTGGGAATTCAGAGAAATTACGCAAGAAAGTCTTCTGTCCTTCCCACATCACATCAACAACAGGAAGTTCAAACCTAGCAGTAGAGGTCTTTTCAGTATCACCTAGTTTATCCTGTATCCTTTTGAGTAGATTCTCATATTCTGCTTTGGTCACTAAAAAATAGTCAAGACTAGACCCTATATGGGTTTTGAAAAAGAAGAAGTCGTGTGGATTTTGTTTCTAAATTATTCCATTTTTCCGATACGGAAAACGTTAGTTCCACATTCAGGACATGTACCTTTTACGGCAGGACGTCCGTTCTTTAGTTTAGTTTCTTTGGGATCTTTAATGTCCCTTTTTTCGCGGCATTTTACGCAATATGCTGTAACCATTCTAAAAATTGTCAAACACGCTGGTATTTAGGAAGAGCCTGTGAAAATTATTTAACTACAGGCTAGATGCAGGTAAATTTTTTTGTGCCTCAAAAAAAGCCTGAATTCAAAAATTTTAACGAATGTTAGCAAATTTTAGAAAATTATGGTCAAGATTATGCAAAAAACTAATTTTTCTAATATTTGTTTAATAATGGAAAATTTCTTCAAAGATTATCAATTATAAACCAGCAGACATTATAGAAGAAAAATGGCATCAAAAAAAGGAATTGCAATTACAATAATTATTTTGGGCGCAATAACTGGAGCCAGTTTTTTGGTATGGACAGTACCACAACAAAATGAAACAACATTCATCATTACAGATTATGAAAACTATCTAGATGGTGCAAAAAGTATCCATGAAGTTTTACAAAAATCGACTGATATAGAATATCAAAAACTATTGGATGGCGAGATAACACCAGACCAATACATCACATCAGCTGATGTTACATCAAGTCAAGTAACATCACAAATCAGCGAGTTTGTAACATCAAAACCACCTGAGGAATGGCAAAATAGTTACATTAGTTTCATGGATGGAATGAAGAAATTCAATTCATACATTGGAGAGACCAAAGTGTTAGCAAATCTAATACAAAATGAAAGTTCACAAGAAGAGTTCACAGAGGCAATGGAGAAAATTGAATCACTAAAAGCAGAATCAATGGAGTTAGTCAAAATTTCTGATGACTCCAGACCTTAGCCTCAAAACCGAATTTTAATAATCATAATGGTTGGAAATCGTTAAAAGGCAATTTCACAAAACAAGATGAATGTCTCAACGCTCAGACAAGGTTGAAAAAGATGTCAACGCATCTACTGCCAACAAATTACTCGTAATTTGTGTAGATAGAGACAATGATGTAGGTGAAAAGGCAGGCATCGTAACGCCAGTAATTGGGAGAGATGCATGCATTGAGGCAGCACAGAGATTAGCATTAGAAGATCCTGAAGATGCAGATTCTAATTCAATATTTTCTGCAATCAAAACGTATGAAGACTTGGTAAGTAAGGGATATCAGGTTGAAGTTGTTACAGTTGCAGGTGTAAAAGATAGAGGCGTTCAAGCTGATGAGAAAATTCTTAGTGAAACAAGAAAGGTTTTAGATAAATTTTCTGCAAATGGCGCAGTTATAGTTTCAGATGGTGAAGATGATGAAAGTGTTATTCCAGTAATTCAAAATGTTCTACCAGTAGTTTCAGTGCAACGTGTTGTAATGAAAGTAAGCAGAAGTGTAGAGTATTCCTATGCAGTATTTGGAAAATATCTTAAAATGATTGCATATGATTCAAGATATTCAAAATTTTTCTTGGGAGTTCCAGGAATCCTTTTGTTAATTGGTGGTGTTGCATCCGTATTTGGAATTACTACTGAAATTTTTGCAGTACTTGTTAGTATTTTAGGTGGTGCATTTTTGATTAGAGCATTTGATATTGAC
This genomic interval carries:
- a CDS encoding translation initiation factor IF-2, which codes for MTKAEYENLLKRIQDKLGDTEKTSTARFELPVVDVMWEGQKTFLRNFSEFPKVLRRDPDKVLQYLSKEFAVPAERIGDKAMFIGKRDPDDFTRLFQIYVKDYLECPTCKSPDTKILKENRISFLICEACGAKSTLKGKYA
- a CDS encoding DUF5679 domain-containing protein, which produces MVTAYCVKCREKRDIKDPKETKLKNGRPAVKGTCPECGTNVFRIGKME
- a CDS encoding DNA topoisomerase IV subunit A; amino-acid sequence: MKASEKKAKEISKKAKEKQKTILESLKNHGAKIYEDLENGQFPKFSIPSRSVSNIVYDKKLRQYILGNSTALRSAKNSAQLRSFTQLMWLAFFANRLTQEKKSSTLRDVYYSSQAFAIEFDDQSESDNIIVDLEAVTSRPREDFHIFPEERSSIFGDLNIEYTIPGYEGKKMNLSNHPDGYSIGPSLTTAELVDTSAEIVIAIEKGGLFTRFVEEQVDKKFKSIIINTGGQAPRSTRTLLKRLHDEMGLPVIILTDGDVYGEHIAMVIKSGSANAAHLRELTVPDAKWVGVWATDIEKYKLPTIPMTESDIKRCYDLQKDPRYESGIWKKELEVFLRLKRKAELEAFAKYGLTNITDKYLPQKLELAKSL
- a CDS encoding DUF424 domain-containing protein, with protein sequence MPFAVRQTDYQKNPMLNICDAELLGKTIVEGELNMHISESYYGERFVEKEEAETLLKNSAIINLVGDETISLSLGLGIGSENAVKKISGVPFLIVFKM
- a CDS encoding DNA topoisomerase VI subunit B, which gives rise to MSSIKEKFNQISPSEFFYSNRDLAGFSNPTRSLYTAVREFVENALDACDQKGILPDVHLTIKAVEPDKPDPKPYILTVKDNGPGVDAKHIPLAFGTVLYGSKFGLKQARGMFGLGATMAILYGQITTNKPVIVKSCADGQTQNQFEILLDIQKNKPVIVKHNTKEASKKGLSVSICLEGDYSKAGNKIRDYVYETSLITPYATITFDDPKGQKFQHTRFVKEIPPPPTIIRPHPHGIDVERIRRMIVESQFEIPTIDDVMIEKVRKDLGLSKQNLSFTAIMTKAKKKWKNLSRQVRVVIALLSFLKMDFEKLSKIRIEDLDVPNKKLHYWDFGDSQSKTVDMDPESQYYKQLTNTVQGEPLTTFLTKRFQRVGPTTAVKFAEFAKFKPEKRMGTLTNQELVNLSDALQKFDDFMAPDSSCLAPLGESPLEKGIKKFFNPDFVAVVQRPASAYSGFPFIVEMGIAYGGDIKSGGPHVYRYANRIPLLYDEGSDVVLKVVNDTDWGRYKVKGDPPFIIVSHICSTRIPYKTAGKENVADRQEIERELRLGLQFLSRKLAAFMSKRGQAEMAKKRANLYAKYIPMIAEFCTELAGKKKEPNYKKILEELEPVEIKTEKTIEEEKPIESK
- a CDS encoding Hsp20/alpha crystallin family protein, whose product is MTQRADSGFVSFFLIGAAALTMFYWVRVLKKMTKDQKPLYTQSREQEQKNWVYDLIKGDGEFVFVAEVPGPEDKVAVRLVDGMLYIRGTGGFSKEVPIEGANDMQIFDFKYRNGVLTLRIK
- a CDS encoding DUF373 family protein, with the translated sequence MSQRSDKVEKDVNASTANKLLVICVDRDNDVGEKAGIVTPVIGRDACIEAAQRLALEDPEDADSNSIFSAIKTYEDLVSKGYQVEVVTVAGVKDRGVQADEKILSETRKVLDKFSANGAVIVSDGEDDESVIPVIQNVLPVVSVQRVVMKVSRSVEYSYAVFGKYLKMIAYDSRYSKFFLGVPGILLLIGGVASVFGITTEIFAVLVSILGGAFLIRAFDIDRVWSSWSKPTPMGFIRMFTMVAGILLILSSVPAGVASIDPELAEADTTFVAKITDQVIIGQFVAGVLPILWTGLGAIFAGTLLSNWIGGVPRQISDILRIIVLIALYPTIYQFTNIMISDVSSFTLIPPLLGGLAATLVSATILFKKYRKHKDQEMVSD
- a CDS encoding KH domain-containing protein, translating into MSFEKLLRIPNDRIAVLIGKSGNIKSKIEKSCHVSLDIDGETGEVLIKSDGDVEKIQPFKAMEIVTAIGRGFSPENAMTLLKGENTLHVIDLREFAGKSNANVERIKGRIIGEGGRARRNMENLSSTHISVYGKTVSIIGDASKLRLAVDAISSISSGSMHGAVYDKLEAANRKEKQEKMKLWEDQDVFY
- a CDS encoding serine protein kinase RIO codes for the protein MTDILSKKLESKIDKKLISKAKRKTLDDGFKKGKVVNEVLDKPTVMTLYKMITDHIIAYVNGAVSAGKESVLFWGVDENDSDVALKIYLVSTSNFKKREPYILGDPRFSNVKKGTKNLVYLWAKKEYRNLTQCFEAGIPVPKPLHVTNNVLAMEFVGENGAPGKSLLDSQVDEDDYKQSIQIILDMYQKAKLVHGDFSEYNIFKTQNGLVVFDLGSAVDLRHPNTQEFLKRDINNITRFFKKRGVSVEDTDKLFEDIVK